In the Clostridium gelidum genome, TATTACTTCATCACCTTCTCCTATATCATATCCTTTTAATATTAAATAAAGTGCATCTAGACCATTTCCGCAACCAATACAATGCTTTGAATCGCAAAATTCTGCAAATTCTTCTTCAAATTTTTTTACTTCTTCACCTTGTATAAACCAATTTTTTTTATAAACTTCTTTAAATTTATCTAATATGTCACTTTCAATTTCCCTATGCATAGGTTCAAAACTTACAAATGGTATATTCATATTTTACACATCCTTTTAAAATCTCTTTTTCGCTTCTTCCAAATAAAAGTCATAGTTTCTTATATAGTCATTTTCATCATAATATTCTGAAGCAATAACTAATAATACACTTCCTTCACTAAAATCAAACATCTCTCTCCATACATAATTTCCCAAATACAATCCAACTGATGGATCATTTAATTCAATAACTTCCTCCTCAATAGGATTTTTAGTCCTGATTTTTACAGATCCATTAATACAAATAAGTACTTGATGAAGTTTTCTATGAGAATGAAATCCCCTTGTTATTCCCTGATCTACTCTGGTTATACAATAA is a window encoding:
- a CDS encoding sugar 3,4-ketoisomerase, yielding MYNVSMLKFIDIKDKYGHLTPIESKIDIPFEIKRIYCITRVDQGITRGFHSHRKLHQVLICINGSVKIRTKNPIEEEVIELNDPSVGLYLGNYVWREMFDFSEGSVLLVIASEYYDENDYIRNYDFYLEEAKKRF